A genomic stretch from Candidatus Thiothrix anitrata includes:
- a CDS encoding Fic family protein, producing the protein MIKHPPFKDQTPTAAFLEAFAEINERCPGKLMEYIAFQRPVDEKGRYLHFDEMRYRLKPELNAEWVWAVLRFSRDKQLTPLVVLGDPAVTCEYLQTPAIQQALSMVDRYTSASALDLMSSKIGEKTQLNHYLINDLIEDEAISSSQLEGAATTTLVAKEMLKRKRKPRTPDEKMILGNFMMMQFAWEQRHQPLSIELITDLHRIGVEGIDDAKYTPGRFRRTDDVVVVGKDNEIVHQPPPATALKERLRHFAGWINTCHDDAESNAYIHTLIKAITLHFTIGYEHPFRDGNGRVARGLFYWFMFKHDYTAFRYIAISTLLKKAPLQYGKSYLYTETDGMDLTYFIDYQSRIIVRAIRGFLDTYQKIRRDIEAFDRWLWDSGLYRQLNDKQRMLFNIAKDDHDQRFTVRGVEKNLGCSYNTAAAALNGLVELGLFRKQKEGREWVYVLLDKQAIQKSWKS; encoded by the coding sequence ATGATCAAACATCCTCCTTTCAAGGATCAAACCCCGACTGCTGCATTCCTCGAGGCGTTTGCTGAAATCAACGAGCGTTGCCCTGGCAAGCTGATGGAATACATCGCTTTTCAGCGTCCTGTGGATGAGAAAGGGCGTTACCTACATTTCGATGAAATGCGTTATCGGCTAAAACCTGAGCTGAATGCCGAGTGGGTATGGGCGGTACTGCGTTTTTCACGCGACAAACAATTAACCCCTTTGGTAGTCTTGGGCGACCCTGCTGTGACCTGCGAATACCTGCAAACACCCGCTATCCAGCAAGCACTGTCGATGGTGGATCGGTACACCAGTGCTTCCGCTCTCGATTTGATGAGCAGCAAAATCGGTGAAAAGACACAACTGAATCACTACCTCATCAATGACCTAATTGAGGACGAAGCGATCAGCAGCAGCCAGCTCGAAGGGGCAGCGACCACGACGCTGGTAGCCAAAGAGATGCTAAAACGTAAACGCAAACCGCGTACCCCGGATGAAAAAATGATTCTGGGCAATTTCATGATGATGCAGTTTGCATGGGAACAACGTCACCAGCCGCTCAGTATTGAACTCATCACCGACTTACACCGCATTGGGGTTGAGGGCATTGATGATGCCAAATACACACCGGGCCGTTTTCGGCGCACCGATGATGTGGTCGTCGTCGGCAAAGATAACGAGATCGTGCATCAGCCACCACCCGCCACCGCCTTGAAGGAACGCTTGCGGCACTTCGCTGGCTGGATCAATACGTGCCACGACGATGCAGAAAGCAACGCCTACATTCATACCCTGATCAAGGCCATTACCCTGCACTTTACCATCGGGTATGAACACCCGTTCCGTGATGGCAATGGGCGGGTGGCTCGTGGTCTGTTTTACTGGTTTATGTTTAAGCATGATTACACCGCTTTTCGTTACATCGCCATCAGTACCCTATTGAAAAAAGCCCCGCTCCAGTATGGCAAGTCTTACCTTTATACCGAAACAGATGGCATGGACTTAACCTATTTCATTGATTACCAAAGCAGGATTATTGTGCGGGCGATTCGGGGATTCCTCGATACCTACCAAAAAATACGGCGTGATATTGAAGCATTTGACCGTTGGTTATGGGATAGCGGACTCTATCGCCAACTGAATGACAAACAGCGGATGCTGTTCAACATCGCCAAGGACGATCACGATCAACGTTTTACGGTAAGAGGTGTGGAAAAAAACCTCGGCTGTTCCTACAACACAGCGGCGGCAGCACTCAATGGTCTGGTAGAGCTGGGATTATTCCGCAAGCAGAAAGAAGGCAGGGAATGGGTGTATGTTTTGCTGGATAAACAGGCTATCCAAAAAAGCTGGAAAAGCTAA
- a CDS encoding YgiQ family radical SAM protein — MPPNANPHAPVALFDHPKYWAECYDTSPYLPMSRAEMDALGWDSCDIIIVTGDAYVDHPSFGMAVIGRVLEAQGFRVGIIAQPDWHSKDPFMALGAPNLFFGVAAGNMDSMINRYTADRKTRSDDVYTPGGMAGKRPDRATLVYTHRCREAYPDVPIIIGGIEASLRRIAHFDYWQEKVRTSILMDAAADLLLYGNAERAVVEVAHRIASGEPVSSITDVRGTAFIRRDTPPGWMEIDSSRIDQPGKIDRIINPYLNTTEMSECEVEKRNVQWFEYEDPRSKRPDEHKLIFHPRARLDRDTTVIRLPSYEKVSKDKALYAHANRVLHLETNPGNARALVQKHGNIDVWLNPPPIPLTTPEMDFVFGLPYARLPHPSYNGVKIPAYDMIRFSVNIMRGCFGGCTFCSITEHEGRIIQSRSKESIIREVEEIRDKVPGFTGVISDLGGPTANMYRLACKDPKIEAACRKPACVYPDVCHNLNTDHAALKELYREARTLPGIKKILIGSGVRYDLAIKDPEYVKELVTHHVGGYLKIAPEHTESGPLSKMMKPGIGAYDEFKRLFEKYTKEAGKEQYLIPYFIAAHPGTSDEDMLNLALWLKKNGFRADQVQAFYPSPMASATTMYHTDKNPLHKVTYKSEKVATAKSPEQRKLHKAFLRWHDPKNWPLLRKAIAEMGRQELIGDGENQLIPHYKAGEEQLVYEAHRRKNKGGEHQKRVGKAASIPPANKQQGGKEMLTQHTGLPPKPHAGTNSKQKPTGNPKQCKK, encoded by the coding sequence ATGCCACCCAACGCCAATCCCCACGCCCCTGTCGCCCTGTTCGACCACCCCAAATACTGGGCGGAATGCTACGACACCTCGCCGTATCTCCCCATGAGTCGTGCGGAAATGGACGCGCTAGGCTGGGATTCCTGCGACATTATTATCGTCACCGGGGATGCTTACGTAGACCACCCTTCGTTCGGCATGGCAGTCATCGGGCGGGTGCTGGAAGCGCAAGGTTTCCGCGTCGGCATCATTGCGCAACCGGATTGGCATTCCAAAGACCCGTTCATGGCTCTCGGCGCACCCAACCTGTTTTTCGGCGTGGCGGCGGGCAATATGGACTCGATGATCAACCGCTACACCGCCGACCGCAAAACGCGCTCCGACGACGTTTACACCCCCGGCGGCATGGCAGGCAAACGCCCCGACCGCGCCACGCTGGTGTACACGCACCGCTGCCGCGAAGCCTACCCCGACGTGCCGATCATTATCGGCGGAATCGAAGCCTCGTTGCGGCGCATTGCGCATTTCGATTACTGGCAGGAAAAAGTGCGCACCTCGATCCTGATGGATGCCGCCGCCGACCTATTGCTATACGGCAACGCCGAACGCGCCGTGGTCGAAGTGGCGCACCGCATCGCTTCCGGCGAACCTGTTTCCAGCATTACCGACGTGCGCGGCACGGCCTTCATCCGCCGCGACACCCCGCCGGGTTGGATGGAAATCGACTCCAGCCGCATCGACCAACCGGGCAAAATCGACCGCATTATCAACCCCTACCTCAACACCACCGAGATGAGCGAATGCGAAGTCGAAAAGCGCAATGTGCAATGGTTTGAATACGAAGACCCGCGCAGCAAACGCCCCGACGAACACAAGCTGATCTTCCACCCCCGCGCCCGTTTAGACCGCGACACTACCGTGATCCGCCTGCCTTCTTACGAAAAAGTCAGCAAAGACAAAGCCTTGTACGCCCACGCCAACCGCGTGCTGCACTTGGAAACCAACCCCGGCAACGCCCGTGCTTTGGTGCAAAAACACGGCAACATTGACGTGTGGCTGAACCCGCCACCGATTCCGCTAACCACGCCGGAAATGGATTTCGTGTTCGGGCTGCCCTACGCTCGCTTGCCGCACCCGTCCTATAACGGCGTAAAAATCCCCGCCTATGACATGATCCGTTTCTCGGTGAATATCATGCGCGGCTGCTTTGGCGGCTGCACCTTCTGTTCGATTACCGAACACGAAGGGCGCATTATCCAAAGCCGTTCCAAAGAATCCATCATCCGCGAAGTCGAGGAAATCCGCGACAAAGTGCCGGGATTTACCGGGGTAATTTCCGACCTTGGCGGCCCCACCGCGAATATGTACCGCCTCGCCTGCAAAGACCCGAAGATCGAAGCCGCGTGCCGCAAACCCGCGTGCGTCTACCCCGACGTGTGCCACAACCTCAACACCGACCACGCCGCTTTGAAGGAATTGTACCGCGAAGCGCGTACCCTGCCCGGTATCAAGAAAATCCTGATCGGTTCAGGGGTGCGCTATGACCTTGCCATCAAAGACCCCGAATACGTCAAAGAATTGGTGACGCACCACGTCGGCGGCTATTTAAAAATCGCACCGGAACACACCGAATCCGGCCCCCTGTCCAAGATGATGAAACCGGGCATCGGCGCGTATGACGAATTCAAACGCCTGTTCGAGAAATACACCAAGGAAGCGGGCAAAGAACAATATTTGATCCCGTATTTCATCGCCGCGCACCCCGGCACGTCCGACGAAGACATGCTCAACCTTGCACTGTGGCTGAAGAAAAACGGCTTCCGCGCCGACCAAGTGCAAGCGTTTTACCCCTCGCCGATGGCATCTGCCACCACCATGTACCACACCGACAAAAACCCGCTGCACAAAGTCACCTACAAGAGCGAAAAGGTCGCCACCGCCAAATCACCGGAACAACGCAAGCTACACAAAGCGTTTTTGCGCTGGCACGACCCCAAGAACTGGCCGCTGCTGCGCAAAGCGATAGCGGAGATGGGGCGGCAGGAACTGATTGGCGATGGCGAGAACCAGTTGATCCCGCATTACAAAGCGGGTGAGGAACAGTTGGTGTATGAGGCGCATCGGCGCAAGAATAAGGGCGGGGAGCATCAGAAGCGGGTGGGGAAGGCGGCCTCTATCCCACCTGCTAACAAGCAGCAGGGTGGCAAGGAAATGCTGACCCAGCATACCGGTTTGCCACCGAAACCTCACGCAGGAACAAATAGTAAACAAAAGCCGACAGGAAATCCCAAGCAGTGCAAGAAGTAA
- a CDS encoding DNA polymerase beta superfamily protein has protein sequence MQERINTSIRTEVLGKLEELARQHQVTIISAIESGSRSWGVPSPDSDYDVRFVYAHAPEWYIQLDPERDVIELPVNAVLDIGGWDVRKAMTLANSVI, from the coding sequence ATGCAGGAACGGATTAATACCAGCATCCGCACGGAAGTGTTGGGCAAGCTGGAGGAACTGGCTCGCCAGCATCAGGTGACGATTATTAGCGCGATTGAAAGCGGCAGCCGTTCGTGGGGGGTTCCTTCGCCGGATAGCGATTACGACGTGCGCTTTGTGTATGCCCATGCGCCGGAGTGGTACATCCAGCTTGACCCGGAACGCGATGTGATCGAACTGCCCGTCAACGCGGTGCTGGATATTGGCGGCTGGGATGTGCGCAAGGCGATGACACTCGCCAACAGCGTGATTTAG
- a CDS encoding M20 family metallo-hydrolase: MIIPNVSRIERDIHQLSKFRDPKFPGITRRYDSIQYIEARNWIIRKFNEYGLTPIVDKTGNLMVEYGSHSNNRLIAIGSHIDTVISGGKYDGSVGVLGGLEILRCLIENKIELSHNILLIDFFAEESTEFGLSLVGSRGLAETLSIEQLSLKNDAGKSLKEVITTHINELNTSFGYINRRRISYFLELHIEQGPILEHEKKTVGVVSGIIGLRRLDVIIIGENNHAGSTPLELRKDALLSAAIIIVELRKKWKEKAKDSIRITVGKLKISPNLSNVIPGRVEFSIDLRAESNQILDYWVDQIENTVIESCVENDVEWKIMIKSRIEPVTFNKDILAVIFKAAEKAKMSCMTINSGAAHDSSQMSLISKAGMIFIPSKDGKSHCESEFTSMDDISKGVEVLGNSILLLDSLID; this comes from the coding sequence ATGATTATTCCAAATGTAAGTCGTATTGAAAGAGATATTCATCAACTTAGCAAATTTCGAGATCCGAAATTTCCAGGAATCACAAGGAGATACGATTCAATACAGTACATTGAGGCTAGAAACTGGATAATAAGAAAATTCAATGAGTATGGTTTAACCCCTATAGTAGACAAGACAGGAAATTTAATGGTCGAATATGGCAGTCACTCAAATAATAGATTGATTGCTATCGGCTCACATATAGATACTGTCATAAGTGGTGGGAAATACGATGGAAGTGTTGGGGTTCTTGGTGGTTTAGAAATACTCCGGTGTCTAATCGAGAATAAGATTGAATTATCTCATAATATACTTCTAATTGATTTCTTTGCGGAAGAGTCAACAGAGTTTGGATTATCATTGGTTGGTAGCAGGGGATTGGCTGAAACATTATCTATTGAACAACTTAGCCTGAAAAACGATGCAGGCAAGAGTTTAAAAGAAGTGATTACAACACATATAAATGAACTAAACACATCGTTTGGTTATATCAATAGACGCAGAATATCTTATTTTTTAGAACTCCACATCGAACAAGGTCCTATTTTAGAACACGAGAAAAAGACAGTTGGAGTGGTCTCTGGCATAATCGGGTTGCGTAGATTAGATGTAATAATTATTGGCGAAAACAATCACGCAGGGTCAACACCATTAGAATTACGGAAAGATGCACTTTTATCTGCGGCAATTATAATTGTGGAACTTAGAAAAAAATGGAAAGAAAAAGCTAAAGACTCAATTCGGATTACAGTTGGTAAATTGAAAATTTCACCAAACTTATCAAATGTAATCCCTGGGCGAGTAGAGTTTTCCATTGATCTCCGGGCTGAGTCAAATCAAATTCTAGACTATTGGGTTGATCAAATAGAAAATACAGTTATTGAGTCTTGCGTAGAAAATGACGTGGAATGGAAGATCATGATTAAATCTCGTATAGAACCTGTTACCTTTAATAAGGACATCTTAGCAGTTATCTTTAAGGCAGCGGAAAAAGCGAAAATGAGTTGCATGACTATAAATAGTGGTGCGGCACATGACTCAAGTCAAATGTCATTAATTTCGAAAGCAGGAATGATTTTTATTCCAAGCAAAGATGGCAAGAGCCATTGTGAGTCAGAGTTCACGTCGATGGATGATATTTCTAAAGGTGTAGAAGTGTTAGGCAATTCTATTCTTCTCCTTGATAGTTTAATCGACTGA
- a CDS encoding nucleotidyltransferase domain-containing protein — MSSHIQSLQQKKLLPSPPDFLSSAVQYEVIMGSVAYGVSNDSSDMDIYAFAIPPKTMMFPHLRGEIPGFDSYSVQFEQYQQHHIRDTAALGGKGRVYDVTVFAIAKYFRLLADNNPNIIDSLYVPENCVLYASPIGKLVRERRQLFLHKGCWAKFKGYAYGQMHKIRTKQPEGKRKALTEQFGYDVKFAYHVVRLLGEVEQLLMHQDMDLQRDAEQMKAIRRGEWTLPQLEDYFARKEADLERVYLASRLPDAPDTDAIRQLLTDCLEQHFGSISEVVNRPHAAERALEEIGQVLQRYQGKM, encoded by the coding sequence ATGAGCAGTCACATCCAGTCACTCCAGCAAAAAAAGCTTCTGCCCAGCCCGCCGGATTTTCTCAGCAGTGCCGTGCAGTACGAAGTCATCATGGGTTCGGTGGCGTATGGGGTCAGCAACGACAGTTCGGACATGGACATCTACGCCTTTGCAATTCCGCCCAAAACCATGATGTTTCCGCATTTGCGCGGTGAAATTCCGGGCTTTGATAGCTATTCGGTGCAATTCGAGCAGTACCAGCAGCACCATATCCGCGATACGGCGGCACTCGGTGGCAAGGGGCGGGTGTATGACGTGACGGTGTTTGCGATTGCCAAGTATTTCCGCTTGCTGGCTGACAATAACCCCAACATTATCGACAGCTTGTATGTGCCGGAAAATTGCGTGCTGTATGCCTCGCCCATCGGTAAGCTGGTGCGCGAGCGGCGGCAATTGTTTTTGCACAAGGGCTGCTGGGCGAAGTTCAAGGGCTATGCCTATGGGCAGATGCACAAAATCCGTACCAAACAGCCGGAGGGCAAACGCAAGGCGCTGACGGAGCAATTCGGTTATGACGTGAAATTTGCCTACCACGTGGTGCGCTTGCTGGGTGAGGTTGAGCAATTGCTGATGCATCAGGATATGGATTTGCAGCGCGATGCCGAGCAGATGAAAGCGATCCGCCGGGGTGAATGGACGCTGCCGCAACTGGAAGATTACTTTGCCCGCAAGGAAGCCGATCTGGAACGGGTGTATCTCGCCAGCCGCTTGCCGGATGCGCCGGATACGGATGCCATCCGCCAGTTGCTGACGGATTGTCTGGAACAGCATTTCGGCTCGATCAGCGAGGTGGTGAACCGTCCGCACGCGGCTGAGCGGGCGTTGGAGGAGATTGGGCAGGTGTTGCAGCGTTATCAGGGGAAAATGTAA
- a CDS encoding PDDEXK family nuclease — MARGGIIPKKFFKIISGSPQRLKKHISSDNILRGLISSKLVKLEIDENNEECVMVDANGFLDYSEVSSLSNRLLIEDMIISATYDWTRKIGLGSYDAIKKKTKDYIPEFGQFGWDITAPSYIWPLSEFKNDKVIPGFIAIDVISSLVDVEGVQYFIKKCALNRSMRNMKPFIGMLIADRFSDAAFRLGKSNGLIFTTPEILFGSEMAENIRQLTATLENAAAIAAKNPDKVNSLLNSLSRIEGSAINLRGALFELIVGHLVYKGEGSSIDIGVKVRNRNGERAEIDIRRVKGEHELAIYECKGYQPSTLIDVKDVEIWLSKKVPIIREALRDESRFKDVNMSFEYWTSGRFSEDAISFLKEKSNNARKYKICWKDGGDILDYARQIRATSMVDVLNQHYVKHPLS, encoded by the coding sequence ATGGCTAGAGGCGGTATAATTCCAAAAAAATTCTTCAAAATAATCAGTGGATCACCTCAAAGATTAAAAAAACATATATCTTCAGATAATATTTTACGAGGATTGATATCAAGTAAGCTTGTTAAGCTAGAGATTGATGAAAATAATGAAGAGTGTGTTATGGTTGATGCTAATGGCTTTCTTGATTACTCTGAGGTAAGTTCACTTAGTAATAGGCTTTTGATCGAAGATATGATTATTTCTGCTACATATGATTGGACAAGAAAAATTGGTCTTGGTAGCTATGATGCCATAAAAAAGAAAACAAAAGATTATATCCCTGAGTTTGGGCAGTTTGGCTGGGATATTACTGCTCCATCTTATATATGGCCTCTCTCAGAGTTTAAAAATGATAAGGTTATACCTGGTTTTATTGCTATTGATGTCATCAGTTCTTTAGTTGATGTAGAAGGGGTGCAATACTTTATAAAAAAATGTGCATTAAATCGTTCAATGAGAAATATGAAGCCATTCATTGGCATGTTAATAGCTGATAGATTTTCAGATGCAGCATTTCGCTTGGGAAAATCAAACGGATTGATATTTACAACCCCTGAAATATTATTTGGGAGTGAGATGGCAGAAAACATTCGTCAACTGACTGCTACGTTAGAGAATGCAGCGGCGATAGCCGCAAAAAACCCTGATAAAGTAAATTCCTTGTTAAACTCTCTTTCCCGCATTGAAGGTTCTGCCATCAATCTACGTGGTGCATTATTTGAGTTGATTGTTGGTCATCTCGTTTATAAGGGGGAAGGCTCAAGCATAGATATTGGAGTAAAGGTACGCAATAGAAATGGGGAGCGTGCAGAAATAGATATAAGAAGGGTAAAAGGCGAGCACGAGCTTGCAATATATGAATGTAAAGGATATCAGCCTTCAACCTTAATTGATGTCAAAGACGTTGAAATCTGGCTGTCTAAAAAAGTCCCCATCATTCGAGAGGCTTTAAGAGATGAGTCCAGATTTAAAGATGTTAATATGTCTTTCGAGTATTGGACTAGTGGGCGATTTTCCGAGGATGCTATTAGTTTTTTAAAAGAAAAAAGCAATAATGCCAGAAAGTATAAAATATGTTGGAAAGATGGCGGCGATATACTTGACTATGCAAGGCAAATTAGGGCTACAAGTATGGTTGATGTTTTGAATCAGCATTACGTCAAGCATCCCTTAAGCTAA